CAGCTTTGTACGCGCCGCTCGGATGAAACTCCAAGTGACAAGCAAACGTTCCCCACTGTATCTCCACGCAACTGCCTGGCTCGGCACCACGTTGCAGCAGTGCATGCATTTGTATTGTGATgcgtcgtgcgcgcctcCTTTTCCCTTTGATGAATGATGCGTGACTGCGAGTGGGGATGGGGCCCATTCCGCACCCAAAAAGACGCCACTTTCTCACGGATCACTATGGACCTGGCGTGGATGACGATTCACACCATATTTAAGAGGTCCATGCCACACCACATCACGAACTTGTCACTATCGGTCACTCATTTAAGACCGACGCTTTTTAGTttccctcgccaccgcccgaCCGACTCGTGCACAATAATAGCAAGTGAGGCGACCCCCGCCACCGCACCTGTACAACCGCTACCACGACCCACTCTCAATGCAACTGCTACACTCCGATAAACAACTCCCAGCCCCCATGTCCACCGCAGCCGAGGCCGTCCACCAGTCACCCTCCAAGGTGATCAACgtgctcgaccccgaggcggAGGACTTCCAGGTGTCTGAAAACTATGTCACTAAGACGGTGCGAAACCAGAAGCACCTGCCCCCTATCACTTGGTCCAACTTGCTTTTCAACATTCAGTGGATCTCATTCCTCGCCCTGACGATCCCGCCTGCTCTGTCGTTCTATGGCCTTGCCACTACCCCTGTCCAACTCAAGACTTTCATCTGGTCGTGAGATTGACTGCGTCTTGACATAATGTGGCACTTGCTAACTTGCTCCCAGAGTCGTCTACTACTTCATCACTGGTCTTGGCATCACTGCCGGCTACCACCGACTCTGGGCTCACCGCTCGTACAATGCTTCCAAGCCTCTCCAGGTCACTCTTGCCCTCGCGGGTGCCGGAGCCGTCCAGGGATCGATCCGCTGGTGGGCACGCGGCCACAGGGCTCACCACCGCTACACGGACACGAAGCTTGATCCTTACTCGGCCCACGAGGGCTTCTGGTGGTCTCACATTGGCTGGATGCTCGTAAAACCCCGTGGAAACATTGGCTTCGCCGACATTTCCGACCTGAGCAAGAGCCCCGTCGTCCGCTGGCAGCACAGCAACTATGTCGCCCTCATGGTCTTCATGGGTCTTGCCTTCCCAACCACTGTCGCTGGCCTCGGCTGGGGTgactggcgcggcggcttcTTCTTTGCCGGCGCTGCCCGTCTTGTCTTTGTTCACCACTCGACCTTCTGCGTCAACTCGCTTGCCCACTGGCTTGGTGAGACTCCCTTCGACAACAAGCACACCCCTAAGGATCACTTCATCACTGCTCTTGTCACTGTTGGTGAGGGCTACCACAACTTCCACCACCAGTTCCCCATGGACTTCCGCAACGCCATCAAGTGGTACCAGTACGATCCTACCAAGTGGTTCATCTGGACCATGTCGAAGCTTGGCTTCGCCTCGCATCTCAAGAAGTTCCCCGAGAACGAGATCAAAAAGGGCCAGTACACCATGAAGCTTCAGATGCTGCAGGAGAAGTCCGAGGAGATCAAGTGGCCCGTCCACTCCAACGACCTGCCTGTTATCCTTTGGGAGGACTTCAAGGCtgaggccaaggagcgcTCTCTTGTCGCCATTCACGGTTTTATCCACGACGTCTCTT
The sequence above is a segment of the Vanrija pseudolonga chromosome 8, complete sequence genome. Coding sequences within it:
- the OLE1_1 gene encoding Acyl-CoA desaturase, coding for MQLLHSDKQLPAPMSTAAEAVHQSPSKVINVLDPEAEDFQVSENYVTKTVRNQKHLPPITWSNLLFNIQWISFLALTIPPALSFYGLATTPVQLKTFIWSVVYYFITGLGITAGYHRLWAHRSYNASKPLQVTLALAGAGAVQGSIRWWARGHRAHHRYTDTKLDPYSAHEGFWWSHIGWMLVKPRGNIGFADISDLSKSPVVRWQHSNYVALMVFMGLAFPTTVAGLGWGDWRGGFFFAGAARLVFVHHSTFCVNSLAHWLGETPFDNKHTPKDHFITALVTVGEGYHNFHHQFPMDFRNAIKWYQYDPTKWFIWTMSKLGFASHLKKFPENEIKKGQYTMKLQMLQEKSEEIKWPVHSNDLPVILWEDFKAEAKERSLVAIHGFIHDVSSFIEDHPGGAHIIKKAVGTDATAAFFGGVYDHSNAAHNLLATMRVGILVGGMEVESLKLQGLRRSVSSTPFDSDVSSASSVSVTSILSEVKLIEERKPAQQPAAQLSNPWTFSIPPSERLRIVQAELEVRPTVLSGLNSQADLAAGSCSLPPPLSP